ctggagaggcctctcacacccactgtgaaatttggtggagggtcggtgatgatctgggggtctTCAGCAAGCTGGAaacgggcagattcgtctttgtgaaggacgcatgattcaagccacgtacaagattattctggaagaaaacttgcttccttctgctctgacaatgttccccaactctgaggattggtttttccagcaggacaatactcCATGCCACACATCCGGGTCAATCAAGGTgtagatggaggaccaccggatcaagacactgtcatggtcagcccaatctccagacctgaaccccattgaaaaccactGGAATgtaatcaagaggaagatggatggccacaagccatcaaagccgagctgcttgaatttttgtgccaggagtgtcataaagtcacccaacagcaatgtgaaagactggtagagagcatgccaagacgcatgaatgctgtgactgaaaatcaggggttttccaccaaatattgatttctgaactatAGAACATTAGTTCtattagttaaaacattagtattgtgttgtttaaaaatgaatatgaacttgttttctttgcattattcgaggtctgaaaacactgcatctttcttttgttattttgaccagttgtcattttctgcaaataaatgctctaaatgacaatatttttatttggtatttgggagaaatgttgtcagtactttatagaataaaacaaaaaatgtcattttactcaaacacatacctataaatagtaaatccagagaaactgaccattttgcagtggtctcagaGGTGTACATACACAGTAAACAACAGAGAACAATTGTGACAACGTATGGCAATCGCTGAGGTCTAACCAGAAGTGACACTATAAGATTGGTTATATTAGTCAAAATTGCACCTTTAACTCTAGATAAGGGGTAGAATATGCAACAcactcacggcgaaatcgtcaggattcgtacgacttttctataTTTGGCTAAtacgtatgatatcgtgcgactgcactcgtttgaattcctacgactttctctacagccaatgacgtcgctggacatcattttcatctaatatgcgacaattacttgcttctgtcacacacaacagcttcctatcatgtttacacactctactgattggttaagtttaaataaggggtttgggttagtGCATAACATTAAtaaagtatgtccttaacgcctcgagCGCGGAAGTCGCGCTTataaaataatgagatattttctcgatattttgagatatctcaaaattatgacgtGTGCTggatttttctttatttgacgTGGCGGAAACGGACTTCCGTATTTTTTCCATTCCCGAAAAAAACGGGAGGAAACGTtaaatcttcaaaaaaaaaaaaaaaaaaaaaacagtacaataTAAAGTGTGCTTTATGCTATTTCTGATAGTTTGAACGACAAAAgatcttgacattttttttttataaatagatcTATTCTTATAAATAAAAATGGGTGCACATCCCATAATCCCCCAACAAAACAGAAGCCTTTGTGACATTTCTGCCTTGTTAACTCAGATCAAAACAGCCTTAAAGAAATCACGCTTAATGGATTGTATTTCCGTATACAGATAAACACTAGGGACGAGGCGTGTAATGAAGTTTCGTTTCTCACGAACAACCGGTCACTCCACATTCACTACCAGTCCGAGCAACATATTCGTCATAAAGATGTGGATTCTCTTGGCTATTTGGATTATCTATTTCGTGGATGGTAAATATCATGGTGtttaaactaaaatgttatatatatatatatatatatatatatatatatatatatatatatatatatatatataattttttcgaAGTAGGCGTAATTATCTACATTAAATCTggtttaaaatattgatataagGATAGAACAATATATGTATATTAGCCTAAACACttttcattatttgaaaaacaatgcgttttttttttttttattcacaggaAAAACTATTAACGAGTGTCGTTTGGTTCTTCATGCGGTGACTACAGTAGTGTGTCAGCTGTACCTGGCGCTGTTACCTGTGCGTTATGCCACTGTACACTTCGCCAACGCTGTGTGGCATTTTTTAATCGCAGTTCATAACACTGATGAAAAGTGTTGCATTGGAGAACATAATTGCTCAGAGGGTTTTAGGAACAGCGCTATATATTATTTGGAGGGACTGTGTTTATGTTGTGAATCAGTTTTACACCTGTTGGCAGTCGTGTCGACTCTGTGTGTCGGTGTCAGACACTTCCTGCAGGGGGTGCTGTTTCTCATTTTGTCGACGATGAGGTGGGCGCAACAGATGCTGCTGTCCTTTAAAGAAGATGTGGATGAATGGGACAAAGAacagaagagaaaaagagaagcaTCACAGAAACTGAGAGAACAAGTGGAGGAATACCTGTCAGAGTATTGTCAGGAGCCGATCACTTCGCTGAAGCCGCAGATGAGGAAAAATCACGCAAAAAAGAAATGAGATTTCCTGTAGCCTCTCAAAACAAAATAGGCTAATtgacacttaaaggtgctgtatccaGAATTGAATTAGACCACGCCCTCTCTAtcaaaccccgccctccaaagggGCCGTTCAAGGAATATACATACTGTAATCAATGTTTTATTATAATGAtttcatacaaaaatatatattttaaactacacagattaaaaaaatatttcattaatgCAGTTACTTTAtcaacattaaaaacaaatgcaTGTTAAACTAATACTTAAAACATAGACATTATCATCTACTTCTATGTTATTTTTGCTGTAATTTTAAGTAATATGTGAGTATCTACTGTCTGTATGATTTTCAAATGGAATATGAATTTCTATCCATTGTACTTGTAATAAAAGTCTATTCAattatgttctacatctagagcAGCTCCTGTAGGTTTATTCTGTGTGTTACACTA
The nucleotide sequence above comes from Myxocyprinus asiaticus isolate MX2 ecotype Aquarium Trade chromosome 25, UBuf_Myxa_2, whole genome shotgun sequence. Encoded proteins:
- the LOC127415696 gene encoding uncharacterized protein LOC127415696; amino-acid sequence: MKFRFSRTTGHSTFTTSPSNIFVIKMWILLAIWIIYFVDGKTINECRLVLHAVTTVVCQLYLALLPVRYATVHFANAVWHFLIAVHNTDEKCCIGEHNCSEGFRNSAIYYLEGLCLCCESVLHLLAVVSTLCVGVRHFLQGVLFLILSTMRWAQQMLLSFKEDVDEWDKEQKRKREASQKLREQVEEYLSEYCQEPITSLKPQMRKNHAKKK